One window from the genome of Leucobacter aridicollis encodes:
- the yiaA gene encoding inner membrane protein YiaA, with product MEQNLTMTRREQFGKPTGAFVGAAWAALALAVIVYFISLWRADMDPFEKGFFLGSFFFGLVSAVGLQKSVRDRHEGVPVTSIYLAVSWLGLGISLAMLAWGLWNSPLLPSENGLYGMTFAMAVFAVIVVQKNVRDLIAYKAQHPELYGPDSAEARRQTAQRDTAAG from the coding sequence ATGGAGCAAAACCTCACGATGACTCGCCGAGAGCAGTTCGGCAAGCCGACAGGGGCATTCGTCGGGGCAGCATGGGCGGCCCTCGCGCTGGCGGTAATCGTCTACTTCATCAGCCTCTGGCGCGCGGACATGGACCCATTCGAGAAGGGGTTCTTTCTCGGCTCGTTCTTCTTCGGGCTCGTGAGCGCTGTCGGACTCCAGAAGTCCGTTCGTGATCGCCACGAGGGCGTTCCAGTCACGTCGATCTACCTCGCGGTCTCATGGCTTGGACTGGGCATCAGTCTTGCGATGCTTGCCTGGGGGCTCTGGAACAGCCCGCTCCTCCCCAGCGAGAACGGCCTGTACGGCATGACCTTTGCGATGGCAGTATTCGCGGTCATCGTCGTACAGAAGAACGTGCGCGACCTCATTGCGTACAAGGCGCAACACCCTGAGCTCTACGGACCCGACAGCGCGGAGGCGCGTCGCCAGACTGCGCAGCGCGACACTGCAGCCGGCTGA
- a CDS encoding VOC family protein gives MTSPITVTRTTFALDCPDAVTLAEFYAALLGWEVSFDPDDDHWVEVQPPPATPGSHFLAFQQVENYRAPEWPEGSVPQQAHLDFYVPDLESAASAAVAFGARRHEVQPSQSGSFIVFADPAGHLFCLCKESNLDA, from the coding sequence ATGACATCTCCGATCACAGTGACCCGCACTACCTTTGCACTCGACTGCCCTGACGCCGTCACCCTCGCCGAGTTCTACGCTGCACTCCTCGGCTGGGAGGTATCGTTCGACCCCGACGACGACCACTGGGTGGAGGTGCAGCCACCCCCGGCTACGCCAGGCTCGCATTTTCTCGCCTTCCAGCAGGTTGAGAACTACCGTGCACCGGAGTGGCCAGAGGGCTCGGTGCCACAGCAGGCCCACCTCGACTTCTACGTACCCGACCTCGAGTCGGCCGCGTCCGCCGCGGTCGCCTTCGGAGCTCGACGGCACGAGGTCCAACCGAGCCAGAGCGGTTCGTTCATCGTGTTTGCCGATCCAGCCGGGCACCTGTTCTGTCTGTGCAAAGAAAGCAACCTCGACGCGTAA
- a CDS encoding zinc ribbon domain-containing protein YjdM, whose amino-acid sequence MSDPGVIAEPETPPCPECDSEFSYELGALLACPMCGHEWAPGEAAATGDGGDPAEIRDAVGNVLADGDTVTLVKTVKVSGGGGGSIKVGTKVAGIRLSPGGAGGHDIDAKVPGFGKMQLKSSVVKKA is encoded by the coding sequence ATGTCTGACCCAGGCGTCATTGCTGAACCAGAGACACCACCATGCCCGGAGTGTGACAGCGAGTTCTCATATGAACTTGGCGCGCTCCTTGCCTGCCCGATGTGCGGTCACGAATGGGCGCCAGGCGAGGCCGCAGCAACCGGTGACGGTGGCGACCCCGCTGAGATCCGCGACGCCGTCGGCAACGTGCTCGCCGACGGCGACACAGTGACCCTTGTGAAGACCGTAAAAGTCTCTGGCGGCGGCGGGGGATCGATCAAAGTCGGAACCAAGGTGGCCGGAATCAGGCTTTCCCCTGGGGGTGCCGGCGGTCACGACATCGATGCAAAAGTGCCTGGCTTTGGCAAGATGCAGCTGAAATCGAGCGTCGTCAAGAAAGCGTAG